A segment of the Pseudomonas serboccidentalis genome:
ACACACGCTGCACGTACAGCTTCAGGCCTTTCGGCGCTTCACGCTGGTACAGGTCGAACGGTGCACGGGCCGGCACGTACAGCAGCGAGCTGTACTCGAGCTTGCCTTCGACCTTGTTGTGGCTCCAGGCCAGCGGTTTTTCAAAGTCGTGAGCGATGTGCTTGTAGAACTCCTGGTATTCCTCGTCCTTCACTTCAGTGCGTGGACGGGTCCACAGGGCACTGGCGCGGTTGACGGTTTCCCACTCAACGGCCGGCGTCTCTTCGCCTTCGGCAGCGGTCACTTCTTTCGGCAGCTCGATCGGCAGCGCGATGTGGTCGGAGTACTTCTTGATGATGTTGCGCAGACGCCAGCCGTCGGCGAACTCGTCTTCACCGGATTTCAGGTGCAGGACGATACGGGTACCGCGCTCTGGTTTGTCGACGGTGGCGACTTCGAATTCGCCCTCGCCTTTGGACGACCAGTGCACGCCTTCGCTGGCAGCTGTGCCGGCACGACGGCTGTACACGTCGACTTTGTCGGCAACGATGAAGGCGGAGTAGAAACCAACGCCGAACTGGCCGATCAGGTGCGAATCTTTCTTCTGATCGCCCGAGAGATTCTTCATGAAATCGGCGGTGCCCGATTTGGCGATGGTCCCCAGGTGGGTAATCACATCGTCACGGTTCATGCCGATACCGTTGTCTTCGAGGGTGACGGTCTTGGCGTCCTTGTCGAAGCTCACACGGATTTTCAGCTCAGCGCCACCTTCGAGCAACTCAGGCTTGGCCAGGGCTTCGAAGCGCAGCTTGTCTACAGCGTCAGAGGCGTTCGAGATCAATTCGCGAAGGAAAATTTCCTTGTTGGAATACAGCGAATGGATCATGAGGTGCAGCAGCTGCTTTACCTCGGTCTGGAAGCCCAGGGTTTCCTTTTGAGTTTCCACACTCATGGTCATCAAACTCCAATCAGATGGCATTGGCCGCGACCCAAATGGTCGGCGGCGGGTTGTTCACTGAGTTGGGGGCAGCGTTCAGGATTTCAAGGGCTCATCGATTTTGAAGTGCGCACGGGCGGTAGCAATCGGCTCGCTCTCGGTGCTTTGCCAGGCGGTGACAGCGACGTTCGCCACCCGCCGCCCCTGGCGACAGACCTGACACTTGGCCCAGGTGTCGCGAAACTGTCCGGCACGCAGGTAATCGAGGGAAAAGTCGATGATCTTCGGCACTCCGGGCGCACCGGTGAAGATCAGCAAATGCAACGCGGCCGCCAGCTCCATGAACCCGGCAATCACCCCGCCGTGGATTGCCGGCAATAAAGGGTTACCAATGTTGTCCTTGTTCGCCGGTAGCTTGAACAGCAATTCGTCGCCCACCCGCGAGCATTCGACGCCAATCAGCCCGGCGTACGGGATCAGTTTCAGTAACGGCGCGTAATCACCCTGAACGTGAGCGGTGTGCAGTTGTTGTTTCAGGTCGTCATTCACTGCCCCTCTCCTTTTATTTTGCCGCCAAAGCCTTGGGTGCCCTTGAGCCCCTTGCCCATGCGCATGAAGGTGCCAACAACATGGGCAATGGGTTTTTCGGGATCATCCTGATAGGCAAAGCCGCGGGCGAAGATCACATCGGTAGTGACCCGATAGCACTGGGCGAAACCGTAGACATCCTTGTGCGGTTCGGCCGCGTGCATATAGTCGATGCGCAAATCGAGGGTCGGGCAGACTTCGAACTCCGGCAGCACGCACAACGTCGACATGCCACAGGCGGTGTCCATCAACGAAGTGATGGCGCCACCATGAATCACTCCGGTCTGCGGATTACCAACGATTTTTGGGCTGTACGGCAGAATAACGGTGAGCCCTTCGCTGGAGGCGCTGTGCACCTTCAAACCAAGGACCTGACAGTGGCGCAAGGCTGAGAGAAATCGCGTCGCGCGCTCAAAAACGGGGTTTTCAGCCATTTGATAATTACTCTCGATGGAGCCTTTTGCCAGTAGTAGGAAATAGCGCAAAAGTTCCGCTGCAAAACAAACTTATATATCTGAAAGAAATGAGGAACTTAACCCTCACGACCGAGTTCTTAAGGCCAGTAGTTATTTTCCATAAGGAGAAACACCCCATGCGTAAGACTTTAGCTATTGCCTTGATGTTGACCGCTTCCCTCGGTCTCGCTGCCTGCGATAAAAAATCCGAGGACAAAGCTCAAGATGCCAACCAACATGCTGAACAAGCTCAGCAAGACATGAACAAAGCTCAGGATAAAGTGAACGACGCTGCGAAAGAAAACGCCGAAGCCGCCAAAGCTCAGGCTGAATCGAACGCTGCAGCACAAGACGAAGCTGCCAAGAAGCAATAATTGCGACTTGATGCAGAAAAAGAAAACCCGCCAAGTGCGGGTTTTCTTTTGCCCGGGATTTTTGCCAGTACCGGCTTAGAGGCTGCTTTTACAGCAACACAGTTCTAAAAGTCGGACTAATCATCAGCAACAAAGAACAGATAAGGCCGACCAGCCACGCCAGACTGCGCAGCGTTGGCTTATCGGCCAGGTAGAACCACAAGTAGAGAATCCGCGCGATCACAAAGATGATCGCCAAGGCATCGATCAACCAGCCTTGTGTCTGCGTGGTGTGCGCCATCAGCACGCCCACGGCAAACAGGATGAATGCTTCAATGCTGTTCTGGTGCGCCGCCAGCGCCCGCGCGCCATAACCGGTGAGTTGCGCCTGTTGTTGGCGTGGCAGGTGGTTGTTGTACCCCCCCTGCTCTTTCATGGCTTTCCCCACCGGCATACGCGCGATGTAAATCAACAATGCACTGATAAACACACACCAGAACGGAATACTCATCAAGCGGCCTCTTTATTCGCTTCGGGCAACGACGCCTCTGTAGGGGTATAGACCATCACATCGAGAACGTCGGAGTGAAACTCGCGGCGATACAACACCAGCACTACGCCGGCGCTCATCAACATGAACAGCCACGGACTGACAAACCACGCCAGCATGCTCATGCCGAAGTAATAAGAGCGCAGGCCGAAGTTGAACTGGTTGGCCGCCATCGAAATCACCCGCGCCG
Coding sequences within it:
- a CDS encoding PaaI family thioesterase translates to MNDDLKQQLHTAHVQGDYAPLLKLIPYAGLIGVECSRVGDELLFKLPANKDNIGNPLLPAIHGGVIAGFMELAAALHLLIFTGAPGVPKIIDFSLDYLRAGQFRDTWAKCQVCRQGRRVANVAVTAWQSTESEPIATARAHFKIDEPLKS
- a CDS encoding PaaI family thioesterase — its product is MAENPVFERATRFLSALRHCQVLGLKVHSASSEGLTVILPYSPKIVGNPQTGVIHGGAITSLMDTACGMSTLCVLPEFEVCPTLDLRIDYMHAAEPHKDVYGFAQCYRVTTDVIFARGFAYQDDPEKPIAHVVGTFMRMGKGLKGTQGFGGKIKGEGQ
- a CDS encoding MAPEG family protein; protein product: MSIPFWCVFISALLIYIARMPVGKAMKEQGGYNNHLPRQQQAQLTGYGARALAAHQNSIEAFILFAVGVLMAHTTQTQGWLIDALAIIFVIARILYLWFYLADKPTLRSLAWLVGLICSLLLMISPTFRTVLL